From the genome of Flavobacterium sediminis:
TTATGCGTATGATGCCAACGGCAACATGATCAGTGACACCCACAAAGGTATAACCAATATCACGTACAATCATTTAAACCTTCCGGTAGAAATTACATTTGGAACCAGTGCAAAAATCGTATATCTTTATGATGCTTTAGGAACCAAAGTGATGAAAAGTGTACTGGACTATTTAGGAAGTGAAACAGCACAGACGACCTATTTACAAGGCGGTTTTCAATACGTGGACAACGTATTGAAGTTTTTCCCGCATGTAGAGGGTTATGTGAACGTCACGGAAACTTGTGGTTTTTTGAGCAGTTGTGGCTTTGCCTATAATTATGTGTTCAACTACACCGATCATTTAGGGAACATCAGGTTGAGTTATGGAATAGATCCGGCAACTAGTACCCTTAAGATCATGGAAGAGAACCATTACTATCCTTTTGGATTAAAACATGCTAATTACAATAGTGATGAGTTGTTGTATCAAAAAGGAACAGCAGGAGCCGTAGTATTAAAAGGACCAACTACAACAGTGGAATCGGTGTATAAGTATAAGTATAACGGTAAGGAATTACAAGATGAACTCGGTTTAAACTTCTACGATTACCAAGCGAGAAATTATGACCCTGCTTTAGGACGTTGGATGAACATTGACCCGTTAGCGGAACAATCAAGAAGATGGACACCGTATAACTACGCTTACAATAACCCGATGTACTTCGTTGATCCTGATGGAATGCAAGCGGATGATTGGGTTAGAACAGCATCAGGATCTATGATTTATGATAGTAGAGTTACTGATCAAGCATCTGCAACAGAATTATATGGTAGTGAAGCTCAATATAGAGAAGTTGGTTATTCATATACAGCCTCTACCGGAGAAAGTGTTGAATTGGGAGACCATGGTTTCTTTAAAGAAAATGGAACTATAAAGATGTCTGCTGATATGGCTGAAAGTGCTTTAGCTGATGCCCCAACAGATCATTCAGGAGGAATAATGATGGCTACATTAGGTACAGCAGGAGTATTACTGGCTGACGATGTTACAGTAGTTGGAGTTGGTGATGATGTTGCAATACCACCTGTTTTAGTTACAGGACTTGTTGCTGCTACTGTAGCAAAAGCAACTTACGAAATACAAAAAATAATGGAACGTGACCCAGGTCCGGACGGAACACAATATTCTTTAAGAGCAACAACATCCGGTTCATATCCTTGTTATTCTTGTTCTAGTGGAACAATGAATTTAAATACTGGTGATGTTTGGAAGTATGGGGAAACAACAAATCCTGCTGGTAGATATTCAGAATCTTATTTAGAAGCTAACAGGGTGCAACAAGTTAATGAATTTTCAGGTTCTCAATTACAAATTAAAATTGCTGAAAAATCAAAAATTTACAATTATTTTTTACAAAACGGACACTTACCACCAGGCAATAAAATTTTTAGATAATGCAAGAAAAGCTTAATAAAATAGTAAGATTAGAAGCTCTTAAATCTGAACCAAAATTTATCTCAAATGATTTTTATACAGGTCTCAGTTGTAAAGAAAATGAAGAAGAATTAATTAAAGAGCTAAATAATACAATTGATACATTTATTGAAAATACGCAAGATAAAAATATCAGTGAACAGGAATACCAGAAATTAATATCTGAATGTCTTACAATGTTCAATAAATATAATTTGGATACAGAAGATAAAGAGTATATAGCCAATTTTTTTGAAAAAATAATGGATGCTATTGAACTGGAAACTTCTGGAGGGGCTTTAAACGAATGGCTATATGGTTTTAAATTTTAAAGTAAAGAAATGAAAATAGGTACAAGCGTCAATACTTCTATAGGCGTAGAAGATAAAACTTATATTATTCATGATCTTTTTAGAGAATTATCATTTTT
Proteins encoded in this window:
- a CDS encoding DUF4844 domain-containing protein codes for the protein MQEKLNKIVRLEALKSEPKFISNDFYTGLSCKENEEELIKELNNTIDTFIENTQDKNISEQEYQKLISECLTMFNKYNLDTEDKEYIANFFEKIMDAIELETSGGALNEWLYGFKF